In Lentilactobacillus sp. SPB1-3, the sequence CATAACAGTCTTAGCCGAAACGATACTTTCTTGACGCCATACTCGTTCAAAAATTTCGTCAGCTGAAAAGACCCGGTTAGGATGACTAGCCAACAAGTATAAGATTCCGAACTCTAAGGCAGTTAACTGGATTGGTTCCCCAGTAATTGTCTTAACTTCGTGAGAATCCTTGTTGATAGTTAAAGGTCCGATGTCCAAAATATCTGGCGTATCATCAGTGACATGCTCTTCAGCTCTTCTAAGTAATGACTTAACTCTAGCCATCACTTCAAGAGGATTAAATGGCTTAGTAACATAATCATCCGCACCACTGATCAATCCTTGAATCTTATCCATATCTTCAGTCTTAGCTGACAAGATAATGATTGGAATCTGTGAATCTTTTCTAACTTCCTTAACGACTTCGATACCACTCATCCCCGGCATCATAACATCTAAAATCATTAAACCAATGTCAGATTCAGTCCTTAATCTAGTTAAAGCTTCTTCACCACTATTTGCGGATACTGGTTCATATCCTTCATTTCTAATATAGATTTCAAGCAATTGA encodes:
- a CDS encoding response regulator transcription factor, translating into MKILVVDDDKEIAQLLEIYIRNEGYEPVSANSGEEALTRLRTESDIGLMILDVMMPGMSGIEVVKEVRKDSQIPIIILSAKTEDMDKIQGLISGADDYVTKPFNPLEVMARVKSLLRRAEEHVTDDTPDILDIGPLTINKDSHEVKTITGEPIQLTALEFGILYLLASHPNRVFSADEIFERVWRQESIVSAKTVMVHVSHLRDKIEEATNGEKVIQTVWGVGYKVEAH